The DNA region ATAAGCTTTGGGTTTGCTACTCGAACCCcggaacaaaaattaaaaagaatctgTAATGCATGGTATTTAGTTCATACCTCTGGAAGCGCCACACCAGCTAGATCATTATCTGAAGAAGAGAAGTTATAGTAACTCGGATAACCTTTTTCAAGGGTTGACATATCAGTCTTCTTACAAGGATTTTGATTTCCAAAATCCGTTGGAGTTGCTGTGGTATTACTCCATACACCTTCACCGAAGGCTGATATATCGAATTCCTTCACTGGAATTTGATttccaaaatcaaaattcattagGCTACTTGATTCACTATTATCATACGTTGACTGGTTTATAAAACTACAAGGTGGAAATAATGGTTCTTGATTTTCCAAGGTACCAAAGCCCCTGAAGGAGTGGCTTTCCTCCATGCACGCAGGAAGCTGGACAAGTGCAGGGTTGGGGCTGTTTGCTTGCTCGAAACACCCTTCTATCCCTGCTTGTAGTCCAGGGCTTACCTGCTGGAAGTATCATGTAAAGTAAGAATAAGCTTTGGGTTTGCTACTCGAACCCcggaacaaaaattaaaaagaatctgTAATGCATGGTATTTAGTTCTTACCTCTGGAAGCGCCACACCAGCTAGATCATTATCTGAAGAAGAGAAGTTATAGTAACTCGGATAACCTTTTTCAAGGGTTGACATATCAGTCTTATTACAAGGATTTTGATTTCCAAAATCCGTTGGAGTTGCTGTGGTATTACTCCATACACCTTCGCCGAAGGCTGATATATTGAATTCCTTCACTGGAATTTGATttccaaaatcaaaattcattagGCTACTTGATTCACTATTATCATACGTTGACTGGTTTATAAAACTACAAGGTGGAAATAATGGTTCTTGATTTTCCAAGGTACCAAAGCCCCTGAAGGAGTGGCTTTCCTCCATGCACGCAGGAAGCTGGACAAGTGCAGGGTTGGGGCATTTTTCATGCTCGAAACACCCTTCTATCCCTGCTTGTAGTCCAGGGCTTACCTGCTGGAAGTATCATGTAAAGTAAGAATAAGCTTTGGGTTTGCTACTCGAACCCcggaacaaaaattaaaaagaatctgTAATGCATGGTATTTAGTTCTTACCTCTGGAAGCGCCACATCAGCTAGATCATTATCTGAAGAAGAGAAGTTATAGTAACTCGAATAACCATTTTCAAGGGTTGACATATCAGTCTTCTTACAAGGATTTTGATTTCCAAAATCCATTGGAGTTGCTGTGGTATTACTCCATACACCTTCACCGAAGGCTGATATATCGAATTCCTTTACTGGAATTTGATttccaaaatcaaaattcattagGCTACTCGATTCACTATTATCATACGTTGCCTGGTTTATAAAACTACAAGGTGGAAAGACTGGTTCTTGATTTTCCAAAACACGAGAAGCCATTAAAGAATTCTCGCAAGTTAATATAGAAATGCTATtgtttagattttgattttccaAAACTAAAGCCATATGATGACTTTCACTGACATTAGAAGTTGAATTATCAACTGTCAGCGACACATTCGGGTTATGATTTGCCAAACCAAAAGCCATGCCATGGTTTTTGCTGACATTAGAAGCTGAATTATCAACTATCGGGAGCTcattatggttttgattttcaGAATCGAAAACCATTGAAGGGCTTTCGCTTCCATTATAAGCTGAATCAACTGTAGGCTGATTCCAGTATAGATCTTCACAATTAAAAACCGTGGAGTGGCTTGACCCACTTCCATCATAAACTAAATTAGGCATTAGGTTATTTGAGTTATGGTTTCTAAACTCAGAAGCCGTATGGTGGCTTAAATCACTAAGTTGGCGAGCTGAATTATTCATCAGCTcacttggattttgatttccaaaATTGGTACCCGCATGGCTTAATTCACTTTCATCACAAGGTGAATCTCTCATAGCCATCTCACTTAGGTTTATATTTTCAGAATCAGAATCCATACTCTGACTTGGTTCAACTTCAGAATGGGAGACTGGAGCTATATGGTGGCTTTGTTCACCTTTTGACTCCCACTCCAGTTTACAGAGAACATATTGCCCCTGCACatgtcaaaacacaaaaaaggatGTGGAATTTCCCAACTCATACATCAAACCCAGTGTTGCATCATGTATCCATGGCATTTAATTAGTACCTTTTTAAACTGGCTAGAATTGGCGATGAGGTCATATTCGTATATCATCCAACCAGTAATCACTTGATTTTCATAGAATCTCAAAGTCCTCGCTACCCCAATCTCTTTCTTAGTATGCCCAGACGTTATTGACTTTGTCTTGGCGGTCACTTTCCATTTTCCGGCCTTGGTTTTTCTGTGGTGATCAGCTTTTGCCCCCAAGATCGCGAGGGCATAAGAAATACCACGTTACTTGACCAGCAAACTTTATAATGGATTTACCTGCAAAGAGAAATAGATAAAAGAAActgcattaataaaaatattctggCAGATATAACaagatgaaagaaaacaaacacgAAGATACTA from Populus alba chromosome 14, ASM523922v2, whole genome shotgun sequence includes:
- the LOC118041242 gene encoding uncharacterized protein isoform X4 — its product is MIYEYDLIANSSQFKKGQYVLCKLEWESKGEQSHHIAPVSHSEVEPSQSMDSDSENINLSEMAMRDSPCDESELSHAGTNFGNQNPSELMNNSARQLSDLSHHTASEFRNHNSNNLMPNLVYDGSGSSHSTVFNCEDLYWNQPTVDSAYNGSESPSMVFDSENQNHNELPIVDNSASNVSKNHGMAFGLANHNPNVSLTVDNSTSNVSESHHMALVLENQNLNNSISILTCENSLMASRVLENQEPVFPPCSFINQATYDNSESSSLMNFDFGNQIPVKEFDISAFGEGVWSNTTATPMDFGNQNPCKKTDMSTLENGYSSYYNFSSSDNDLADVALPEVSPGLQAGIEGCFEHEKCPNPALVQLPACMEESHSFRGFGTLENQEPLFPPCSFINQSTYDNSESSSLMNFDFGNQIPVKEFNISAFGEGVWSNTTATPTDFGNQNPCNKTDMSTLEKGYPSYYNFSSSDNDLAGVALPEQVSPGLQAGIEGCFEQANSPNPALVQLPACMEESHSFRGFGTLENQEPLFPPCSFINQSTYDNSESSSLMNFDFGNQIPVKEFDISAFGEGVWSNTTATPTDFGNQNPCKKTDMSTLEKGYPSYYNFSSSDNDLAGVALPEQVSPGLQAGIEWCFEQANSPNPALVQLPAYMEESHSFRGFGTLENQEPFFPPCSFINQATYDNSESSSLMNFDFGNQIPVKEFDISAFGEGVWSNTTATPTDFGNQNPCKKTDMSTLEKGYPSYYNFSSSDNDLAGVALPEQVSLGLQAGIEGWCFEQENSPNPALVQLPFLGFE
- the LOC118041242 gene encoding uncharacterized protein isoform X3, coding for MIYEYDLIANSSQFKKGQYVLCKLEWESKGEQSHHIAPVSHSEVEPSQSMDSDSENINLSEMAMRDSPCDESELSHAGTNFGNQNPSELMNNSARQLSDLSHHTASEFRNHNSNNLMPNLVYDGSGSSHSTVFNCEDLYWNQPTVDSAYNGSESPSMVFDSENQNHNELPIVDNSASNVSKNHGMAFGLANHNPNVSLTVDNSTSNVSESHHMALVLENQNLNNSISILTCENSLMASRVLENQEPVFPPCSFINQATYDNSESSSLMNFDFGNQIPVKEFDISAFGEGVWSNTTATPMDFGNQNPCKKTDMSTLENGYSSYYNFSSSDNDLADVALPEQVSPGLQAGIEGCFEHEKCPNPALVQLPACMEESHSFRGFGTLENQEPLFPPCSFINQSTYDNSESSSLMNFDFGNQIPVKEFNISAFGEGVWSNTTATPTDFGNQNPCNKTDMSTLEKGYPSYYNFSSSDNDLAGVALPEQVSPGLQAGIEGCFEQANSPNPALVQLPACMEESHSFRGFGTLENQEPLFPPCSFINQSTYDNSESSSLMNFDFGNQIPVKEFDISAFGEGVWSNTTATPTDFGNQNPCKKTDMSTLEKGYPSYYNFSSSDNDLAGVALPEQVSPGLQAGIEWCFEQANSPNPALVQLPAYMEESHSFRGFGTLENQEPFFPPCSFINQATYDNSESSSLMNFDFGNQIPVKEFDISAFGEGVWSNTTATPTDFGNQNPCKKTDMSTLEKGYPSYYNFSSSDNDLAGVALPEVSLGLQAGIEGWCFEQENSPNPALVQLPFLGFE
- the LOC118041242 gene encoding uncharacterized protein isoform X2: MIYEYDLIANSSQFKKGQYVLCKLEWESKGEQSHHIAPVSHSEVEPSQSMDSDSENINLSEMAMRDSPCDESELSHAGTNFGNQNPSELMNNSARQLSDLSHHTASEFRNHNSNNLMPNLVYDGSGSSHSTVFNCEDLYWNQPTVDSAYNGSESPSMVFDSENQNHNELPIVDNSASNVSKNHGMAFGLANHNPNVSLTVDNSTSNVSESHHMALVLENQNLNNSISILTCENSLMASRVLENQEPVFPPCSFINQATYDNSESSSLMNFDFGNQIPVKEFDISAFGEGVWSNTTATPMDFGNQNPCKKTDMSTLENGYSSYYNFSSSDNDLADVALPEQVSPGLQAGIEGCFEHEKCPNPALVQLPACMEESHSFRGFGTLENQEPLFPPCSFINQSTYDNSESSSLMNFDFGNQIPVKEFNISAFGEGVWSNTTATPTDFGNQNPCNKTDMSTLEKGYPSYYNFSSSDNDLAGVALPEQVSPGLQAGIEGCFEQANSPNPALVQLPACMEESHSFRGFGTLENQEPLFPPCSFINQSTYDNSESSSLMNFDFGNQIPVKEFDISAFGEGVWSNTTATPTDFGNQNPCKKTDMSTLEKGYPSYYNFSSSDNDLAGVALPEVSPGLQAGIEWCFEQANSPNPALVQLPAYMEESHSFRGFGTLENQEPFFPPCSFINQATYDNSESSSLMNFDFGNQIPVKEFDISAFGEGVWSNTTATPTDFGNQNPCKKTDMSTLEKGYPSYYNFSSSDNDLAGVALPEQVSLGLQAGIEGWCFEQENSPNPALVQLPFLGFE
- the LOC118041242 gene encoding uncharacterized protein isoform X1, with the protein product MIYEYDLIANSSQFKKGQYVLCKLEWESKGEQSHHIAPVSHSEVEPSQSMDSDSENINLSEMAMRDSPCDESELSHAGTNFGNQNPSELMNNSARQLSDLSHHTASEFRNHNSNNLMPNLVYDGSGSSHSTVFNCEDLYWNQPTVDSAYNGSESPSMVFDSENQNHNELPIVDNSASNVSKNHGMAFGLANHNPNVSLTVDNSTSNVSESHHMALVLENQNLNNSISILTCENSLMASRVLENQEPVFPPCSFINQATYDNSESSSLMNFDFGNQIPVKEFDISAFGEGVWSNTTATPMDFGNQNPCKKTDMSTLENGYSSYYNFSSSDNDLADVALPEQVSPGLQAGIEGCFEHEKCPNPALVQLPACMEESHSFRGFGTLENQEPLFPPCSFINQSTYDNSESSSLMNFDFGNQIPVKEFNISAFGEGVWSNTTATPTDFGNQNPCNKTDMSTLEKGYPSYYNFSSSDNDLAGVALPEQVSPGLQAGIEGCFEQANSPNPALVQLPACMEESHSFRGFGTLENQEPLFPPCSFINQSTYDNSESSSLMNFDFGNQIPVKEFDISAFGEGVWSNTTATPTDFGNQNPCKKTDMSTLEKGYPSYYNFSSSDNDLAGVALPEQVSPGLQAGIEWCFEQANSPNPALVQLPAYMEESHSFRGFGTLENQEPFFPPCSFINQATYDNSESSSLMNFDFGNQIPVKEFDISAFGEGVWSNTTATPTDFGNQNPCKKTDMSTLEKGYPSYYNFSSSDNDLAGVALPEQVSLGLQAGIEGWCFEQENSPNPALVQLPFLGFE